CACTTACTTATGCTCAATTATTTTCACTgaattttcgctcaaatttgTACCCAGTATCTTCGCTGACGTCTCGAGACCATTGTAAACGGTGCTGAAGCCCTCCACCGCACCGGCAGCAATTGTCATAGCGCCCTCCATTTTACTGTTTGCTTCGCTGGTGTCATAGCCAAAGCCTTTCTGCAACAATGCGGAGCCAGCGTTTTGCACATGTGGCGCTAGGTAGCGGCCGATAGCCATCGAGGCGGAGCCCACTTTGCCGGCTATCCAACCAGTGACGCCCGCTGCCGCATGCGTCACATCGCGCGCCACCGCCACTGAGGTTTGCACGGTCGACGAGACTGGCGGCGCATCCGGTGGCGCTGGCCTCATTTTTGAAATGATGTACGGTGTGGTTTTCACCATTAACTCACCCGTCTTCTCTGCGCCACGCACCAGATTACGCGCTATGAAATCGGCTGCCGTGACGATATGGCGCGAGACCTGTTCGCTAGTATCGCGCGGCACGCGTGGTCCCACTGTTGGCTGTTGTAAAAGTTCAACATGACCAGAGAGTACCGCCTCGAGCAGATCCAAAAAGAATTGCTGCAAATCGCTTAGTTCTTCTTGTTCCTCTGGCTGTGCAGCAGCTTGCTCAGCGTCATCAACAGTGCTTTCGCTGTGGATAAGCATTAGTCCAAATGCATGCCCTGGCTCATCGACTTCCAAATCAGGCAAAATAAATGCGCCGTAATTAGTTCTATAACAATTGGTTATTGTTGGTAGTAGGGCATACAGCCAAATCATTTGTGGCGACTCCTTTGTGGGTACCTCAATATGATCAGTGTTGTTGTGAGGTGTCTTATCTGTTGGAATTGTGCACTGTATAAATGAGACACCATTTAAATGCTTCCATTGGTCGTCACAGGGTGTGGTGCACATAACTAAAGACATGTAGGTTTCGCCCTACGTAGAAAAAGAATTTGCATAAAATGATtactagaattttgaaaacaatattttagacaaTAATAATACTGTCTATGTTTGAAATAAATGATTAAGGGGTCAGCAGGGCAATCTGGCTtgttttttttgacattttttcatagaaatttttattctacaagagaacttttttcacatatcatgaggtatatcgtggagtttataaacaaatttttttggaattttttgatgacctttttcgaaacctttcaatggtaaagtgggtttctacattaattctaagggtataagggaacagaaaatgcaaaacaaaaaaaaattaaaaaagattactcTACTGGCCCCTTAAAActaagaataattatttttctatacaagtatatattatgCGCTGTGGATAAAATTCCAATAATTAAAGCAAAACCCttatcaaattatattttactcaaaatatATACTCCTAAGAGTGTATCGAATTTATGTTCAAAACACATTCATCAgtctcttaattttattttaatgtttccaAATTGTGCTTGTCTCGTCCAGTTTCCGGATTTTACTCCACGTGCTGAAGAAATGTTTCacctttttattgatttttacataattataattataaataaaatagttcctTTTGTCCATTttccattaatatttttacttctggtaCAAAGTTAAAAACCGAAATACCAAACAAAGTTGAAGTTTGAGAACACTTCAACACACGCGTTGAATTGGAAATCATAATaccatttcaatttcaaaacttcCACCAAAATGCAGTACCCAGATTTTTATCAGGCCAAGGACTGTCATCTCGTTAGCATTCCTCTAATTTTTTAAGGGATGGtttctgccactacaacaacaacaatcattatccatataaaaatttttgaagatatcagttaaacaaaaaaagttttccatacaaggactatATGCTACGTTGGTCCGATATCGCTGGTTCCGACAAATTACCAGCTTCTTGGAGAAACACGGACGTGCGTAAAACTTCAGATTGATATTTCAAAATCCGACGGAATAG
The Bactrocera dorsalis isolate Fly_Bdor unplaced genomic scaffold, ASM2337382v1 BdCtg182, whole genome shotgun sequence DNA segment above includes these coding regions:
- the LOC105228521 gene encoding protein spartin, which codes for MNVNLDLNKLLIMSTEAEFLGAYERIKASNKRIFACIDEAIKHEEQERPFEAITAYESCLQQIDETFAISVGLPDNVDAVALEWSDACAIVQKLKGAKMEVCYRLKVLRSQHASVDNTAAEAKEEDAYSLPGDAAAPNGEAIDGPTPKKKSLLLENPVVYKGDSAANSATSAAAHYRKVLADLRRVISDPSDVGILFDTLFTSQTKLYKIQPEGVVVTMGETYMSLVMCTTPCDDQWKHLNGVSFIQCTIPTDKTPHNNTDHIEVPTKESPQMIWLYALLPTITNCYRTNYGAFILPDLEVDEPGHAFGLMLIHSESTVDDAEQAAAQPEEQEELSDLQQFFLDLLEAVLSGHVELLQQPTVGPRVPRDTSEQVSRHIVTAADFIARNLVRGAEKTGELMVKTTPYIISKMRPAPPDAPPVSSTVQTSVAVARDVTHAAAGVTGWIAGKVGSASMAIGRYLAPHVQNAGSALLQKGFGYDTSEANSKMEGAMTIAAGAVEGFSTVYNGLETSAKILGTNLSENSVKIIEHKYGSSAGGVAAGTFDTLGNAFNVSQNVNYITPKGLAKKMAKNTGKAVIDDYKTKLRHSDTHFVPAGTLYPDLRTLKEK